From Oenanthe melanoleuca isolate GR-GAL-2019-014 chromosome 18, OMel1.0, whole genome shotgun sequence, a single genomic window includes:
- the CRLF3 gene encoding cytokine receptor-like factor 3 gives MEAAEAEAEVRLLLQEARESIEAARSYRRELQQRLRGLHQAREQIKDSATLTRDVLEQHFSDLKGTLKKLLDERLMSLLQEVDVIEQESIKPLDECQKLIEHGVSTADDLLREGESAVDGDVGQQNEKLCNFTKKALHIQLDSLPEVPSLVDVPCLSAQLDDCLLTILKNQIFRHGTVASRPPVQLEEFVEKPGGILVRWCKVDEDFIPQDYRLQYRKSTASHFEDVYVGSETEFMVLHIDPNVDYQFRVCARGDGRQEWSPWSVPQTGHTSLVPHEWTTGLEGYSLSSRRNIALRNDSQSCGVLYSKAPTYFCGQTLTFRIETVGQPDRRDSLGVCVEQRNGDDSLQRDKAVCISTNGAVFVNGKEMTNQLPAVTSGSTVTFDMEVVQLGPCSNEGGNFKLRVTISSNNREVVFDWVLDQCCGSLYFGCSFSYPGWKVLVF, from the exons ATGGAGGCCGCCGAGGCCGAGGCCGAGGTGCGGCTCCTCTTGCAGGAGGCTCGGGAGAGCATCGAGGCGGCGCGGAGCTACCGCCGGGAGCTGCAGCAGCGGCTACGGGGGCTGCACCAGGCGCGGGAGCAG ATCAAAGATAGTGCAACATTGACCAGAgatgtgctggagcagcatTTTAGCGATTTGAAAGGGACCCTGAAGAAGCTGCTGGACGAGCGACTgatgtccctgctgcaggaagtgGATGTCATAGAGCAGGAGAGCATCAAGCCCCTGGATGAGTGCCAGAAGCTGATAGAGCACGGAGTCAGCACCGCCGATGATCTGCTCCGGGAAG GAGAGAGTGCAGTCGATGGAGATGTGGGACAACAGAATGAGAAACTTTGCAACTTTACGAAAAAAGCTTTACATATTCAGCTAGATAG CTTACCAGAAGTGCCCTCCTTGGTTGATGTGCCTTGTTTATCTGCCCAGCTGGATGACTGCCTCCTTACTATattgaaaaatcaaatattcagACATGGAACTGTGGCATCCCGCCCACCTGTACAACTGGAGGAATTTGTGGAAAAGCCTGGAGGTATTTTAGTCCGATGGTGTAAG GTGGATGAGGATTTCATTCCCCAGGACTACCGGCTGCAGTACCGCAAGAGCACTGCCAGCCACTTTGAGGATGTGTACGTGGGCTCAGAGACGGAGTTCATGGTGCTGCACATCGACCCCAACGTGGATTACCAGTTCCGGGTGTGCGCGCGCGGGGACGGGCGGCAGGAGTGGAGCCCCTGGAGCGTCCCCCAGACCGGCCACACCTCGCTGGTGCCCCACG aatGGACAACTGGTCTGGAGGGTTACAGCCTGAGCAGCCGAAGAAACATAGCGCTGCGGAATGATTCTCAGTCGTGTGGTGTGCTCTACTCCAAAGCTCCTACTTACTTCTGTGGGCAAACATTAACATTCAG GATTGAGACGGTGGGGCAGCCAGACCGCCGGGACAGCCTGGGGGTGTGCGTGGAGCAGCGCAACGGCGACGACTCGCTGCAGCGGGACAAAGCCGTGTGCATCAGCACCAATG GAGCAGTATTTGTAAATGGAAAAGAGATGACAAACCAGTTGCCTGCTGTTACTTCTGGCTCGACTGTGACCTTTGACATGGAAGTTGTGCAGTTGGGACCCTGCAGCAACGAGGGAGGAAACTTCAAGCTTCGAGTAACCATCAGCTCTAACAACAGAGAAGTGGTCTTTGATTGGGTACTTGATCAGTGCTGTGGCTCTTTGTATTTTGGATGTTCATTTTCATACCCAGGCTGGAAGGTTTTGGTCTTCTAG